From the Desulfomonilia bacterium genome, one window contains:
- a CDS encoding 3-hydroxyacyl-CoA dehydrogenase NAD-binding domain-containing protein has product MDGIERVAVIGTGVIGSAWVSLFAQKGYRVTAYSRRPETREKGYQQVCSNLDFFVEKGVLTKEDRNQAVERVRFVSEIKEAVSDAHFIEECSGETYEIKKPVFEEIDRHAPASTIIGSSSSGLCMSEIQQSVKHKDRCVITHPWNPPHLIPLIEIVPGRDTSDATVKTSIRFMEHLGKIPVLVKKEVPGFIGNRLAVALWREAIDLVENGVASVEDVDKALYAGPGLRWALMGSHMIYHLGGGEDGGVGHFIDGIGNTTFKAIWEELTTWNYITEPMKEKLIEGIKEEMKGRSFKDFVKWRDDKIFELIKLVYGG; this is encoded by the coding sequence ATGGATGGAATTGAAAGGGTTGCAGTAATAGGCACAGGAGTGATCGGCTCCGCCTGGGTATCTCTTTTCGCACAGAAAGGATACCGGGTTACGGCCTATTCGAGAAGACCTGAAACAAGGGAAAAGGGATATCAACAGGTCTGCTCTAACCTCGATTTCTTTGTTGAAAAAGGGGTTTTGACAAAAGAAGACCGCAACCAGGCTGTTGAGCGGGTCAGGTTTGTTTCGGAGATCAAAGAGGCCGTCAGCGATGCCCATTTCATTGAGGAATGTTCAGGCGAGACATATGAAATCAAAAAGCCCGTATTCGAAGAGATCGACCGCCATGCTCCTGCTTCGACAATAATCGGGAGCAGCTCTTCGGGTTTATGCATGAGCGAAATTCAGCAATCGGTAAAACACAAGGACAGGTGCGTCATTACCCATCCATGGAATCCGCCGCACCTTATTCCCCTGATCGAAATCGTACCAGGCAGGGATACGTCCGATGCCACGGTCAAGACCAGCATCAGATTCATGGAACATCTCGGCAAGATACCCGTCCTTGTTAAAAAAGAGGTGCCCGGATTCATCGGCAACAGGCTTGCAGTAGCGCTGTGGCGCGAAGCCATCGACCTTGTGGAAAACGGAGTCGCCAGTGTGGAAGATGTTGACAAGGCGCTTTATGCAGGCCCCGGGCTCAGATGGGCGCTTATGGGTTCGCACATGATCTACCATCTGGGCGGAGGAGAAGACGGGGGCGTCGGCCACTTCATCGACGGCATCGGCAACACGACATTCAAGGCAATCTGGGAGGAGCTGACAACCTGGAATTATATAACCGAACCGATGAAGGAAAAGCTAATCGAAGGCATTAAGGAAGAGATGAAAGGCCGCAGCTTCAAGGATTTTGTCAAATGGCGGGATGACAAGATATTCGAGCTTATAAAGCTTGTCTATGGAGGCTGA
- a CDS encoding B-box zinc finger protein, producing the protein MKKPVKKNICIACGKEPATTTCDHCGRPICKECITLEIWGSGAEDLSAKYFCPGCKENPDINPWGAHTREAEKLAKAA; encoded by the coding sequence ATGAAGAAACCTGTTAAAAAGAACATCTGTATCGCATGCGGGAAAGAGCCGGCAACAACAACATGTGATCATTGCGGAAGACCGATATGCAAGGAGTGCATCACACTTGAAATCTGGGGTTCGGGCGCTGAAGACCTGAGTGCGAAATATTTCTGCCCGGGCTGCAAGGAAAATCCCGATATCAATCCATGGGGTGCTCATACCAGAGAAGCCGAAAAACTTGCTAAAGCAGCCTGA